The Edaphobacter flagellatus sequence TGCGGTGGTCCCCGCAGGATCATGCCGTACGCGACTTCCTGTCTCGCAATCGCATCCCCTACCAGTGGCTGAATCCCGAACAATCGCCTGAGGCGCAGACTCTCCTGAAGGAAAAAGGCGTCGATGACGCGAAGCTCCCCGTAGTCCTTTTTGGTGACGGCACAGCGCTGATTCAACCCAGTTCAACCCAGCTTGCCGCCAAGCTGGGGATGCCGACGCAGGCGCAGCAAAAGTTCTACGACATCGTTGTGGTGGGTGCCGGACCTGCCGGTCTGGCCGCTGGCGTTTATGGCGCATCAGAAGGCCTGCGGACACTCATCGTGGAGCCGAATGCTCCCGGCGGTCAGGCTGGTTCCAGCTCCAGGATTGAGAACTACCTGGGTTTCCCTTCTGGCCTCAGCGGCGAAGAGCTGGCTAAACGAGCCTATCTGCAGGCCACCCGGCTGGGAGCCGAGTTCCTGTTGCAGAGGGTCAACTGCATCCGCTCCGAGAACAACTACCAGATCGTCACCATGAGCGATGGGCAGGAAATCACCTGCCACACCTGTCTCGTTGCCACCGGCGTAGCGTATTGCATGCTGGATGTTCCCGGCGCGGAGCAATACAACGGCGCAGGGGTCTACTATGGAGCGGCTCTAAGCGAGGCCATGGGCTGCGCCAACGAGACGGTCTACATCGTAGGCGGCGCCAACTCGGCCGGCCAGGCGGCGATGCACTTCGCTCGTTATGCGGATAAGGTACACATGCTGGTCCGCGGCGAATCGCTGACGAAGAGCATGTCGAAGTATCTGATCGACCAGATCGAGGGAACCCCAAACATCGTGGTGGAGACCTTTACAGAAGTCGAAGGGATGACCGGCAATGGACACTTGGAGTGCCTGAAACTGAAGACGCCACGCGGCGAAGAGCACCGCTCCACGAGTTCCCTATTCATTTTTATCGGCGCTGCCCCGAAGACTGACTGGTTGCCGAAAGAAATCGCTCTGGACAGCAAGGGTTTCATTCTTGCCGGCCCCGATCTGAAGACAAAAGCTCCCGGAAGCTGGAAGCTCGACCGAGACCCATATCTGCTGGAGACCAGCGTGCCAGGTATCTTCGTCGCTGGCGATGTGCGGTATAACTCCGTAAAACGATGCGCCTCGGCGGTTGGCGAGGGCTCTATTGCAATCCAATTTGTTCACCAGTATCTCGCAACACTTTGAAAGGCATATCTTCTAAAGACCGATGAGCGAACACTCCCAGGCCGTCCAGAATGCAACAATCAGCGAGACTCTCTTCGCGCAGTTGAGAGCCACTCCCATCTTCTCTTCCCTGAAGGACGAGGAACTTCGCTGTCTGCATGGCCTTGAGGAGATCTATCTCGAAAAGGGCGACGTCCTCGTGAAGCAGGGAGAGATAGCCCACTACTTCTGGGTGCTTCTTGAAGGCGAACTCACCGTCTCGCAGACGACGCCTGAAGGCAAAGAGATGGTCATGATCTCCATCCCCAGCGGAAATGCCTTTGGTGAGCTTCCTTTACTGGCCAATATTCCCAATGCCGTCAATTTAACGGCAGAGGACCACTGCCATCTGGTCCAGTTCAGCGAGGACTCCTTCTGGAGCCTGATGACGACGTGCCCCGATGTGCGGCAGGCCATTCTGGCCAACATGGCGAAGCGCTTCCAGAAGATGCAAAGCACGACCCTCCAGCAGGAGAAGATGGCGTCGCTGGGCACTCTGGCCGCCGGACTGATGCACGAGCTGAACAACCCTGGAGCGGCGGCGCGCAGAGCAGCCTCGCAACTGCGATCGAACCTGATGCGAATGCATGAGCTTTCGGCAAAGTTCAGTAAAGCAGAGTTGAACCGAGAGCAGAAGGAATGCCTGCACGAGTTACAGGAACACACTCTTTCCGCCAAACAGCCAATCGTCATGAACTCGCTCGAACAAAGCGATGCGGAAGAAAAGCTGGCTGAGTGGATGGAAGAATCCAACATCGAAAATGCCTGGAAGATGGCGCCAACGCTGGTTTCTGTTGGCATGAAGGCTGAGGATCTTCAGTGCGCACGGCAGGAGTTTCCAGGCACGATTCTCTCCGATGCCTTGAACTGGATCGAGGCGATGGCCTCCAGTATGCAATTGGTAGGCGCTATCGAAGAGAGCATTGGACGCGTGACAGATCTGGTCATGGCGGTCAAGTCGTACGCTTATGAGGGCAAGGGCCTGAAACAGTCGGTCGACGTAAACAACAGCATTCATGCGACGCTGCTGATTCTGGGGCATAAGATGCGCGAGAAAGAGATCGTCGTGGAAAAGGATTTCTCGCCGCTGCCTCCACTGCAGAGCGAGTGCACCGGGCTAAACCAGATCTGGACGAATCTGTTGGACAATTCAATTGATGCCGTCGGCCAGCGTGGCAAGATCTCCGTAAAAACCTGGGCAGAGCCCTCACCCTCCAATCCCGAACGCACAGACATCTGCATTCGTTTAACCGATAACGGGAGTGGCATCCCGCTTGAGAGCCAGCCGCACATCTTCGACACGTTCTTCACAACCAAACCGCTTGGAGTGGGTACGGGACTCGGTTTAGGCATTGTGCACCGCATCGTCGAACAGTACGGCGGAACGATTCACTTCACTTCAGAGCCTGGAGACACGGAGTTTGTCGTTCGACTCCCCAGCGCGCCAAAATAGCGGTTCTCTCCGCAACTTTTTTGTTCAAAACCTTTTCTCTCACCTCGCGTTTCCACCATCAACCGCGTCTCCAAACATGGAACAGCGGATAGATGAGCGAGGTTCTCCCAATGAAACGCTTCAGCGTCCTGTCGTCTCTTCCACTGGCAGCTATGCTGTTTGTGAGTGGCTGTTCCCAGCAGCGCGCGTACTACGTTCCACCTCCACCACCTCCTCCTCAAAGCGTCCCTTCACTGGTTGAGCAGGCCGAGCATAACGGCTTCCGTTCAGGAGTCGATGACGGAGCGAGAGATGCTTACAACGGTTGGGGCTATCATCCGAAACGCGACCGCAGTTTCCACGACACACCGGGCTACGATCCACGCCTGGGACCGTTCGGGCCCTATCAAAGCTATTTCAGGAACGCCTATCTCCGCGGATACGACAAAGGCTTTTATCGCCAGCAATGAACCTGCGTGAAGGCATCGACCGCGGTATCCTGCATAGCAGGAGACATGATCGATGCCTTCGCCTTTTCATATTGCCTTCCCTGTCGATGATCTCGACGCCGCGCGTGCATTCTACGGGCAGACGCTAGGGTGCCCCGAAGGACGCAGTTCATCGCAGTGGATAGATTTTGACCTGTTCGGCCACCAGATCGTCGCGCATCTGAAGCCATCAGCAGATGCTGAGAAGCTGCATCATAACCCTGTCGATGGCCATGACGTTCCCGTGCCACACTTTGGTGTCGTCCTCTCGATGCAGGAATGGGAGGCGCTGGCGGAGCGTCTTCGAAAGGCGGATATCCAGTTTGTGATTGAGCCCTACATTCGCTTCAAGGGCGAGACAGGCGAGCAGGCAACAATGTTTTTTCTTGATCCTGCTGGAAACGCACTGGAATTCAAGGCGTTTGCTGACGTCAACCAACTCTTTGCGAAGTAAGCCTATTCAATGGGCTCAGGGATAGAGAAGGACCGCGATGTTGTACGCGGTAAATGAACCGCTGGTTGTGTCCTGACAGGCTCCGACAACGGCCTTGCTGAACTTACCGCTACTGATGCGCTTCGTCAGCTGACTCGGAAGCTGGTCAAGACGATCGGCCGTATACCGCATGATGAACCACGGGTGATGGTCATGGCCGGCATAGCCCGACTCCAGGCTGCAGGTGCGGCGTGCATCCTCAAGCGTGCTGGTATGGTCACTGGCCCCGACCTCAAGACCTGCACTGCTCAGCAGAGAAGATACGCTGTTCTCTTGCGCGTCATAGCTCATTGGCTCCACAGTAGAGGCAAAATCCTCCACAGCATAGAACTGGTGGCCGCGTACAACGACGGCAATACCAATGACATTGACCTCAGGATCAAGAAGATTTTCCCGGTGCCCCCGCGACTGCATCCACATGGTGTGAACCAGCGTGGAATTCGGAGCTTCAGCGACATTCTCGGTAATCAGAGAGAAGCGAACGCCTGCCTGAATTCCCCGCTCAGGCAACGCAGGTTCTCCTGGAAACTGGTGAGAGATGTCTGCATGATCGGCCATCTGCACAGCATGAAAGTAAGCAGCCTGCGCAAGAGTCGGATCGCTGTGCAGCACAGGAAGACCACGCGCAACACGCTCGCTATTGGCCGCGTTAAGCAGGTACTGCTCAGCCACGTTGGGAGGCGCCATCGCAGTCGGCGTCGCCGCAACACCGGGCAACGGAACAAAGACGGATGCGCCCAGCAGAAGCGCAACCCGCAGAAAGAAATCATTTCTGCGATTCGACGTTGTTGTCGCGGTGCCTGTGTTCTGTCCCATCACATCGATCCCAAGTCGTTTATCGACTGCATCTTCTGCGATGTTAGGCATGCGAAATGCGGTGGTTAATACCACCTTCGTGTTACGCCGCTTATCAGAAAGGGCTAAGGGAAGGAATCAGGAGGGGAAACTATGACTTAGAAAAAGAATAGGATCTCGAAGCTATCTGGAATCAGCCGTTTGCAGCAGGCTTCCTCGAACCTGCTCCCACGTACGTCGGATTCCCTCTTCCAGCGAGGTCGTATGGTGCCAGCCAAGCGAATGCAAACGATCCACATTCATCAACTTGCGCGGAGTTCCATCCGGTTTGGTCGCATCGAAGACAAGCTCGCCTTTATAGCCGAGCACACGTGCAACCGTCTCCGCCAGCTCACGGATCGTAACGTCTTCACCTGTACCAATATTGATCAGGGGAGGCTCCGCCTCATTGAGCAGCTTGCCGTATGTAGCGTCCTCAAGAGCCATAAGAAAAACACATGCCTGGGCCAGATCGTCCGAGTAGAGCAATTCACGCTTAGGCGTGCCAGTCCCCCAGACGGTCACCGTCGGAGCATTGTTGGCTATCGCTTCAGCCGTCTTGCGAATCAGCGCCGGAAGAACGTGCGAGTTGGCAAGATCATAGTTATCACCCGGTCCATAAAGATTCGTCGGCATCGCTGCGAGATACCTTGTGCCGTATTGACGGTTGTAGCTCCAGCACATTTCAATTCCAGCGATTTTGGCCAGCGCATACGGGCGATTGGTTGGCTCCAGCGGTCCGGTCAGCAGCGATGACTCCGGCATCGGTTGGGGAGCCATCTTCGGATAGATACAGGAAGAGCCGAGAAACAACAGGCGGTCCACGCCATTCTTGTAACTGGCATCGATAATGTTGGTCTGAAGAATAAGGTTGTCGTGAATAAAGTCAGCCGGGTAGTTGTTATTCGCCAGGATACCGCCGACCTTCGCTGCCGCCAGAAAAACATACTCTGGCTTCTCCTGTGCAAAGAAATTATTCACCGCTTCCGTATCCACCAGATCCAGCTCTGCGCGCGTCCGCGTCAGGATATTCGTGTAGCCCAGGCGCTCCAGCTCACGATGAATCGCGGAGCCCACAAGCCCACGATGACCGGCGATGTAGATGCGGGAGTCTTTCTTCATGTTTATGTCTCGCGAACGTTGTAAGCGTCAAATCCATGCTGCCGAACCAGCGCATCACGCTGCGCCGCTTTGAGGTCAGCCGAGATCATCTCTTCGACAAGCTGGTCGAAGCTGGTACGCGGCGTCCAGCCCAACTCACGCTGCGCCTTGGACGGATCGCCCAGCAACGTCTCCACCTCTGTCGGGCGGAAGTACCGCGGATCGACGGCAACAACCACCTTGCCGTTTTGATCGATGGCTTTTTCCTCAACGCCGCTTCCCTGCCACGTCAGCTCAAGGCCAAGCTTCGCAGCACAACGTTGCACAAACTCGCGCACGCTGTACTGACGGCCCGTTGCGATAACGTAGTCCTGCGGCTTCTCCTGCTGCAGCATCAGCCACTGCATCTCAACGTAGTCGCGTGCATGTCCCCAATCACGCTTGGCATCAAGATTTCCGAGAAAAAGTGTCTCCTGCAAACCGACAGCAATACGCGAAAGTCCACGAGTGATCTTACGCGTAACAAAAGTCTCTCCCCGCAGAGGCGACTCATGATTGAACAGGATTCCGTTGCACGCGTAGATGCCGTAGGCCTCGCGATAATTTACGCAAATCCAGAAGGCGTACATCTTGGCCACGGCATACGGCGATCGCGGGTAAAACGGAGTCGTCTCGCGCTGAGGAATCTCCTGCACCAGACCATACAGTTCTGACGTCGATGCCTGATAAAACTTCGTCTTCTTTTCAAGCCCGAGAATGCGGATCGCTTCCAGCAGGCGGAGAGGCCCAATTGCATCGGCGTCAGCTGTATATTCGGGCTGCTCGAACGAAACCTGCACATGAGACTGCGCGCCCAGATTGTAGATCTCATCCGGCTGCACTTTTTGCACGATGTGGATCAGCGAAGAAGAGTCCGTCAGATCCCCGTAGTGCAGAAAAAATTGCGGATGCGGCGAGTGAGGATCTTCATAGATATGGTCGATGCGATTGGTATTGAATAACGAGCTACGGCGCTTAATACCGTGAACCTCGTAACCTTTGCCAAGAAGAAATTCGGCCAGATATGCTCCATCCTGACCAGTGATTCCTGTGATGAGGGCTTTCTTCAAACGCAACTCTCCTTCTGAACCGAGGTGGGCCAAAATCAGTTTATCTGAAGCCTATCCTTTCCTACGCAACACCCGACAGTAATCAGACAAGCTCACCTAAATCACGCTGAAAGCGCTCAAGAACCTGTTCCCTGCCAAGATGCTCCACAGCATAACGACGCGCGTTCTCTCCAAGAGAGCGGCGAAGCGGTTCGTCGCTGACCAGCTTGCGCACCGCAGCATGCAGAACGGAGTCATCATCTGCCGGCACAATAATTCCACAGGCATCTTCGTCGCTCGTTCCTCCGATGATATGGCCCACCTGTGTATCCGGTTCCGCGGTAGCGATCACAGGCCGCCCGCTTGAAAGCATACCCGTCAGCTTCGACGGCATCACCAGATCGGCCGCTCCTGCGCGCTGCGGCAGCAGATGAACATCGGCCGCATTGAGCAAATCATTCAGTCGCAGATAGGGCTGCAGCGGCAGCAGAGTCACGTTCGGCAGATGCGCCACCAGAGATTCAAGCTGAGCGCGATACGCTCCATCACCACAGAAGACAAAATGGACGCGCGGGTCTTCGTCCGGACCGCCGGGGCCAAAATCCTCTGCGAGCGGAGCAAGAATCTCAAGCCCCTGCTTTGCGCCCATGTTTCCCGAATACAACAGAATGAACTTACCCTCAAGGCCCAGCTCCTTACGAAAGCTATTCGGGACGCCGATCGGCTGAGGAGTGATCTCATCTACATTGACCCAGTTTGGAAAGAGGATGGTGCGCGAAGAATCGACGCCCTTCGCATGAGCACGCTCCACCATCTTGGTCGAAATACTGGAGACCCGGCTGAACGCTTTGATAATCGGCTCTTCCAGAGCGAGCGCCAGATCGTGGATGGGTCCCTGCGCAGGCAGCAAGCCAAGATCAAAAGCCGCATCTACTTCGAAGTCCTGCACATGAAGCCAGGATGCCGCACCTGTCGTCGCCGCGACAAGCAAAGCTACCGGAGCGCAGAAAAACGTCGGCTCAACCGTAAAGACAACGTCCGGCTTCCAGAAGACCTGCCAGAGCAGCACAGGCAGGCTGCTCAGCATAAAGGACGCCAAATGCGCCATCCGCTTGAGACCTGTTGGCTTGGCAGGGACATACAACGGGCAGCGATACACCGTCGCCTTGCCCTTCGCTCGCTGAATGCGATAGGCGTTGCGATAATCTTCCCTAACCTTCCACGCCGGATAATAGGGCGGCGCTGTCACGACACGAACATCGTGACCATGCGAGGCCAGCCACGAGCACATCTCGCCCGTATACTTCCCGATACCCGTCAGTTCGGGCTGATAATTGAGACCGTAGATAAGTATGCGCACTAGCGTAAGCCCGCGCTGAAAAAGACTTCAGTGTTCAACAGAACTCCCGAGGGGATAAATGGAGTCGGAATAAAGGTACTTTTCGTTCGTTTGCGCAACTCGTACGGTTGCATTTTAAGGTGCTTACACTTCATGCTGAAACTATCTATATGAGACATAGTATCAAGCAGAGGTTGCTTGGCCGCATACAAAGCCAACCCCTGGCGGCAGTAGGCATCTTCTTTCTGCTGGTATTTCTTTTTTGCGCTCTGCTTGCTCCCTGGCTGGCCCCTGCTGACCCGGCGGCGCTTGATCTGCACGGACGCCTCGCAGGCCCAACCGCAACACACTGGTTCGGCACCGATGAGCTTGGCCGGGACATCCTTTCGAGAACGATCTATGGCGCAAGAATCTCGTTGATCGTAGCCGTAAGTGTTGTAGGACTCTCACTAGCCATCGGCCTGCTCGCCGGTTGCGCCGCTGGATTCTATGGCGGATGGCTCGATACCGTCATCAATGTCTACCTGATGAACGCCTTCATGGCCCTGCCTGGAATCCTGCTGGCAATCGCGTTTGTCGCGTTTATGGGGCCGGGGCTAAAGAATGTCGTCATCGCCCTGGCCATCACCGGATGGGTCGGTTATGCGCGACTCGTAAGAGGACAGGTCATCGCCGTCAAGGAACGGGAGTTCGTCGAAGCCGCCCGAGCTTTAGGTGCTTCGGACCTCCGCATTATAAGCAGGCATATATTGCCGAATATCGTACAGCCTCTGATCGTTCAAGCGGCTATCGGCATGGCAACCGCCGTGATGGCAGAGGCAACTCTCAGCTTCCTGGGACTCGGCGTTCCTCCCCCCGCCGCCAGTTGGGGATCGATGCTGAACGACGCGCGCTCTCATCTCTTCGACTCACCGCACATGGTCTGCTTCCCTGCCATGGCGGTTATGCTCTGCGTGCTTTCATTCAACTTTATAGGCGATGCACTACGCGACTTCATGGACCCTCGCACAAGGCTGCGCAGCGGCCTGTAACAGGTGAGATATCGATGCTGGTAGGTGTGATCTCCGATACGCATGGTCTGCTTCGCCCCGAAGCGCACGTTGCCCTCGCCGAAGCCGAGCACATTCTGCACGCCGGAGATGTTGGCAATCCAGACATCCTGACAGCGCTCGCGAAGATTGCTCCCGTCACAGCAATTCGCGGCAACGTGGACACGCACGGCCCTTGCGCCGCACTCCCCGC is a genomic window containing:
- a CDS encoding response regulator, translated to MPKPILLAIDDDTSVLEAVVQDLRHHYGQDYRIVRAASGGAALDICRQLKERGDTIALFLSDQRMPGMTGVDFLQQALTIYPDAKRVLLTAYADTEAAIRAINSAKIHYYLNKPWDPPEEKLYPVLDDLLEAWKQGYKPPFEGIRVVGLRWSPQDHAVRDFLSRNRIPYQWLNPEQSPEAQTLLKEKGVDDAKLPVVLFGDGTALIQPSSTQLAAKLGMPTQAQQKFYDIVVVGAGPAGLAAGVYGASEGLRTLIVEPNAPGGQAGSSSRIENYLGFPSGLSGEELAKRAYLQATRLGAEFLLQRVNCIRSENNYQIVTMSDGQEITCHTCLVATGVAYCMLDVPGAEQYNGAGVYYGAALSEAMGCANETVYIVGGANSAGQAAMHFARYADKVHMLVRGESLTKSMSKYLIDQIEGTPNIVVETFTEVEGMTGNGHLECLKLKTPRGEEHRSTSSLFIFIGAAPKTDWLPKEIALDSKGFILAGPDLKTKAPGSWKLDRDPYLLETSVPGIFVAGDVRYNSVKRCASAVGEGSIAIQFVHQYLATL
- a CDS encoding ATP-binding protein, whose product is MSEHSQAVQNATISETLFAQLRATPIFSSLKDEELRCLHGLEEIYLEKGDVLVKQGEIAHYFWVLLEGELTVSQTTPEGKEMVMISIPSGNAFGELPLLANIPNAVNLTAEDHCHLVQFSEDSFWSLMTTCPDVRQAILANMAKRFQKMQSTTLQQEKMASLGTLAAGLMHELNNPGAAARRAASQLRSNLMRMHELSAKFSKAELNREQKECLHELQEHTLSAKQPIVMNSLEQSDAEEKLAEWMEESNIENAWKMAPTLVSVGMKAEDLQCARQEFPGTILSDALNWIEAMASSMQLVGAIEESIGRVTDLVMAVKSYAYEGKGLKQSVDVNNSIHATLLILGHKMREKEIVVEKDFSPLPPLQSECTGLNQIWTNLLDNSIDAVGQRGKISVKTWAEPSPSNPERTDICIRLTDNGSGIPLESQPHIFDTFFTTKPLGVGTGLGLGIVHRIVEQYGGTIHFTSEPGDTEFVVRLPSAPK
- a CDS encoding VOC family protein: MPSPFHIAFPVDDLDAARAFYGQTLGCPEGRSSSQWIDFDLFGHQIVAHLKPSADAEKLHHNPVDGHDVPVPHFGVVLSMQEWEALAERLRKADIQFVIEPYIRFKGETGEQATMFFLDPAGNALEFKAFADVNQLFAK
- a CDS encoding CAP domain-containing protein, whose product is MPNIAEDAVDKRLGIDVMGQNTGTATTTSNRRNDFFLRVALLLGASVFVPLPGVAATPTAMAPPNVAEQYLLNAANSERVARGLPVLHSDPTLAQAAYFHAVQMADHADISHQFPGEPALPERGIQAGVRFSLITENVAEAPNSTLVHTMWMQSRGHRENLLDPEVNVIGIAVVVRGHQFYAVEDFASTVEPMSYDAQENSVSSLLSSAGLEVGASDHTSTLEDARRTCSLESGYAGHDHHPWFIMRYTADRLDQLPSQLTKRISSGKFSKAVVGACQDTTSGSFTAYNIAVLLYP
- a CDS encoding GDP-L-fucose synthase family protein, whose amino-acid sequence is MKKDSRIYIAGHRGLVGSAIHRELERLGYTNILTRTRAELDLVDTEAVNNFFAQEKPEYVFLAAAKVGGILANNNYPADFIHDNLILQTNIIDASYKNGVDRLLFLGSSCIYPKMAPQPMPESSLLTGPLEPTNRPYALAKIAGIEMCWSYNRQYGTRYLAAMPTNLYGPGDNYDLANSHVLPALIRKTAEAIANNAPTVTVWGTGTPKRELLYSDDLAQACVFLMALEDATYGKLLNEAEPPLINIGTGEDVTIRELAETVARVLGYKGELVFDATKPDGTPRKLMNVDRLHSLGWHHTTSLEEGIRRTWEQVRGSLLQTADSR
- the gmd gene encoding GDP-mannose 4,6-dehydratase produces the protein MKKALITGITGQDGAYLAEFLLGKGYEVHGIKRRSSLFNTNRIDHIYEDPHSPHPQFFLHYGDLTDSSSLIHIVQKVQPDEIYNLGAQSHVQVSFEQPEYTADADAIGPLRLLEAIRILGLEKKTKFYQASTSELYGLVQEIPQRETTPFYPRSPYAVAKMYAFWICVNYREAYGIYACNGILFNHESPLRGETFVTRKITRGLSRIAVGLQETLFLGNLDAKRDWGHARDYVEMQWLMLQQEKPQDYVIATGRQYSVREFVQRCAAKLGLELTWQGSGVEEKAIDQNGKVVVAVDPRYFRPTEVETLLGDPSKAQRELGWTPRTSFDQLVEEMISADLKAAQRDALVRQHGFDAYNVRET
- a CDS encoding glycosyltransferase WbuB, producing MRILIYGLNYQPELTGIGKYTGEMCSWLASHGHDVRVVTAPPYYPAWKVREDYRNAYRIQRAKGKATVYRCPLYVPAKPTGLKRMAHLASFMLSSLPVLLWQVFWKPDVVFTVEPTFFCAPVALLVAATTGAASWLHVQDFEVDAAFDLGLLPAQGPIHDLALALEEPIIKAFSRVSSISTKMVERAHAKGVDSSRTILFPNWVNVDEITPQPIGVPNSFRKELGLEGKFILLYSGNMGAKQGLEILAPLAEDFGPGGPDEDPRVHFVFCGDGAYRAQLESLVAHLPNVTLLPLQPYLRLNDLLNAADVHLLPQRAGAADLVMPSKLTGMLSSGRPVIATAEPDTQVGHIIGGTSDEDACGIIVPADDDSVLHAAVRKLVSDEPLRRSLGENARRYAVEHLGREQVLERFQRDLGELV
- a CDS encoding ABC transporter permease, with amino-acid sequence MRHSIKQRLLGRIQSQPLAAVGIFFLLVFLFCALLAPWLAPADPAALDLHGRLAGPTATHWFGTDELGRDILSRTIYGARISLIVAVSVVGLSLAIGLLAGCAAGFYGGWLDTVINVYLMNAFMALPGILLAIAFVAFMGPGLKNVVIALAITGWVGYARLVRGQVIAVKEREFVEAARALGASDLRIISRHILPNIVQPLIVQAAIGMATAVMAEATLSFLGLGVPPPAASWGSMLNDARSHLFDSPHMVCFPAMAVMLCVLSFNFIGDALRDFMDPRTRLRSGL